The following are encoded in a window of Nostoc sp. UHCC 0302 genomic DNA:
- a CDS encoding methyltransferase domain-containing protein: MTYKQEVIDFYNARTNYDNDATFNRAITLFDYATPFPGQSVLDVATGTGNIAIEAAKKVGTSGSVIGIDIATELLKIAQQKIQAENLSNIELIEVDAQIYEPESNQFDAIYCSYALVLFPNIPTILGNWYRFLKSSGFIAFTCSSEDSYSALSIVEACTKHGITLPNLHEPLGTPERIQYLLTQAKFNQIEIHSRQLGTYLCLEKAQSRWNGQFWLHIDNPLRELKPEKISRIKASYDDKIAALETEEGVWHEELIYYVVARKV; the protein is encoded by the coding sequence ATGACCTACAAACAAGAGGTTATCGATTTTTACAACGCTAGGACGAACTATGATAACGATGCCACTTTCAATCGCGCAATCACACTTTTTGACTATGCAACTCCATTTCCTGGGCAATCCGTTTTAGATGTTGCAACAGGAACCGGAAATATTGCCATCGAAGCTGCTAAAAAAGTCGGCACAAGTGGTTCTGTGATTGGAATTGATATTGCAACAGAATTACTCAAGATTGCTCAGCAGAAAATTCAAGCAGAAAACTTATCCAATATTGAGTTAATTGAAGTCGATGCACAAATATATGAGCCGGAATCGAATCAATTTGACGCAATCTATTGTTCTTACGCGCTCGTGCTTTTTCCCAACATTCCTACGATTCTCGGAAATTGGTATCGTTTTCTCAAATCCAGTGGATTCATCGCATTTACCTGCTCATCGGAAGATTCATATTCAGCATTGTCAATCGTAGAAGCCTGTACAAAACATGGAATCACACTTCCAAATCTGCATGAACCATTGGGAACACCAGAGCGAATTCAATACCTATTAACTCAAGCCAAATTTAATCAAATAGAAATTCATTCCCGACAACTGGGGACTTATTTGTGCTTAGAAAAAGCCCAGAGCAGATGGAATGGACAATTCTGGCTACATATCGATAATCCACTGCGCGAATTAAAACCGGAAAAAATTAGCCGGATTAAAGCGAGTTATGACGATAAGATCGCTGCGCTAGAAACTGAGGAGGGCGTATGGCATGAGGAATTAATTTACTACGTTGTTGCTCGTAAAGTATAA
- a CDS encoding tetratricopeptide repeat protein, whose product MQQQETIESYTITIKNYNTALRFAPNDFKTLKLLGFALEKLSELQLRQNQSVQALESLKQAVATYERVFSLIPNDAIGLGYYGMVVERLAELLSKQDYVKEAFLTYQQSLSIYDTAIKFAPNDYGNYALKASVFISIADFHLNLLQYTQALENYQQAIAFYDISLQLKYIGANEFDKARIIQKLANCFEQLLRYEEAFSCYQTILEIFNRLLPKNDKHIKSVEQQMQRLSAQLN is encoded by the coding sequence ATGCAGCAGCAAGAAACAATAGAAAGTTACACGATTACAATCAAGAATTACAACACGGCGCTGAGGTTCGCTCCCAATGACTTCAAAACTCTTAAACTTTTAGGCTTTGCACTCGAAAAGCTGTCTGAGTTACAGTTACGGCAAAATCAATCAGTCCAGGCGCTTGAAAGTTTAAAGCAAGCAGTTGCCACGTATGAAAGAGTATTTTCTTTAATTCCTAACGATGCGATTGGTTTAGGATATTACGGGATGGTAGTAGAAAGATTAGCTGAACTTTTATCAAAGCAAGACTATGTAAAAGAAGCATTTTTAACTTACCAGCAATCGCTTAGTATCTATGATACTGCAATCAAATTTGCTCCGAATGACTATGGTAATTATGCACTCAAAGCTAGTGTATTTATATCAATAGCTGATTTCCACTTGAATTTGTTGCAATATACACAGGCTCTTGAGAACTATCAGCAAGCGATCGCTTTTTACGATATTTCACTTCAATTAAAATACATTGGGGCTAACGAGTTCGATAAAGCTCGGATTATACAAAAATTGGCTAACTGTTTTGAGCAATTATTACGTTACGAAGAAGCCTTCTCGTGTTACCAAACGATACTGGAGATATTCAACCGCCTTTTGCCTAAAAATGATAAACATATTAAGTCTGTAGAACAACAGATGCAAAGACTCTCGGCGCAATTAAATTAA
- a CDS encoding IS66 family transposase, with amino-acid sequence MNQNLPQELDRESLNQLSKEELVDIIIEQSKVIRDLQKIILELQQEIERLKISRDLDSSNSSKPPSGDIHKKSENKKVPLQEESNQPKKKPGGQPGHQGKTRKGFGRVDRYEILRPSDCICCGNKAFAPLAVKVEKQAVAQLVERPIEIVEYQRHTCVCECCGNVQTASWSPDIVPGQDLGVRLQAFLGWVNNYAHMPYEKQQEMLWELGQIEIGLGTLVATNERIQQAIEPSINELSNWVKQTQPNVHVDETPWSVKGIKEWLWVVANSDFCLFTAADTRSRAELSAILGTEYTGVLSSDDFSVYNGYPAFAQQKCLAHLRRHFKKLIILPGLHNQAIGETFVNLIDEAFRNYAQWFESLDSLGYNDWVNQFKSKLHSSLNQWIDKAGATAGNLLRSLRDKANQWWYFLDYPEVPPDNNQAERSLRLAVTKRKVSGGSRSMERFQHTANLLTVVQTCRRQGRSVIDFFAQALLVGSLDYQSRPSLLPGY; translated from the coding sequence ATGAACCAAAACCTGCCTCAAGAATTAGATCGAGAAAGCTTGAACCAGTTATCAAAAGAAGAACTGGTGGATATCATCATTGAGCAGAGCAAGGTAATACGTGATTTACAAAAAATCATTTTAGAACTACAGCAAGAAATAGAGCGTTTAAAAATCAGTAGGGATTTAGACAGTTCTAATTCGTCGAAACCACCATCTGGAGACATCCACAAAAAGAGCGAAAACAAAAAGGTACCCCTGCAAGAAGAATCAAATCAACCGAAAAAGAAACCAGGTGGACAGCCAGGACATCAAGGTAAAACTCGTAAGGGGTTTGGCAGAGTAGACCGTTATGAAATCTTACGTCCAAGTGATTGTATCTGTTGTGGTAACAAAGCATTTGCACCCCTAGCAGTAAAAGTAGAAAAACAGGCTGTAGCGCAATTAGTAGAACGTCCCATTGAAATAGTAGAATATCAACGCCATACCTGCGTGTGTGAGTGTTGTGGAAATGTACAAACAGCCTCATGGTCGCCAGATATCGTTCCAGGACAAGATTTAGGAGTTAGATTACAGGCGTTTTTAGGATGGGTAAACAATTATGCACACATGCCTTATGAAAAACAGCAAGAAATGTTGTGGGAACTGGGGCAAATTGAAATTGGGTTAGGAACGTTAGTTGCAACTAATGAACGAATCCAACAAGCGATTGAACCAAGCATTAATGAATTGAGCAATTGGGTAAAACAGACACAACCTAATGTTCATGTGGATGAAACACCTTGGTCAGTCAAAGGGATCAAAGAATGGTTGTGGGTAGTTGCCAATTCTGATTTCTGCCTGTTTACTGCTGCTGACACTCGTTCACGAGCCGAATTATCAGCCATTTTAGGGACTGAATATACAGGGGTACTCAGCAGCGATGATTTTAGCGTTTACAATGGTTATCCAGCTTTTGCCCAGCAGAAATGTTTGGCTCATCTACGCCGACACTTCAAAAAACTAATTATTCTTCCAGGTCTTCACAACCAAGCTATCGGTGAAACGTTTGTTAATTTAATTGATGAAGCCTTTAGGAATTACGCTCAATGGTTTGAGAGCCTTGACTCCTTGGGTTACAACGATTGGGTCAATCAATTTAAATCTAAGTTGCACTCCTCACTTAATCAGTGGATTGACAAGGCAGGAGCTACAGCTGGCAACCTTTTACGTTCTTTGCGTGATAAAGCAAATCAATGGTGGTATTTTCTTGATTATCCTGAAGTTCCTCCAGATAACAATCAGGCTGAACGATCGCTTCGTTTGGCTGTGACAAAGCGTAAGGTTAGCGGTGGTTCCCGTTCAATGGAGCGGTTTCAACACACTGCTAATTTGTTGACTGTGGTACAAACCTGCCGCCGTCAAGGTAGGTCTGTAATTGATTTTTTTGCACAAGCTCTACTGGTTGGTTCTCTTGACTATCAGTCTCGTCCGTCTCTACTTCCTGGATATTAG
- a CDS encoding IS630 family transposase (programmed frameshift) has product MGARLRVFLTPEQDQTLLNLRKQDVPQKVKDRAEIIRLNAHGWYVEKIADHFDCHKKTVTKVLHQWQKLGTEGLWESPGRGGKPKWLEDDMIFLEECLRNEPRTYNSSQLALKLKTERNVEMSADRLRRVLKKGVDWKRTRKSHKGKQDPVARANKQADLDMLELAAATGEIDLKYLDESGFCMWSEPSYTYYFRGEQKRLEQTKRRGRRLSIIGLLQPLISFVYGLVIGGVDRKSYIEMMEKEAKQAQETGRISVIVQDNGPIHRCQEVQQLWKKWESQGLYIFFLPKYCSEMNPIELEWQHLKKDELSGQAFDDELDLAYAVINGVQARGKKNNHNTHRVKFSSRLST; this is encoded by the exons ATGGGTGCGCGTTTAAGGGTATTTCTGACTCCTGAGCAAGACCAAACTTTACTAAATCTGAGAAAACAGGATGTACCACAGAAAGTCAAAGACAGGGCGGAAATAATCAGGCTAAATGCACATGGTTGGTATGTAGAGAAGATAGCAGATCACTTTGATTGTCACAAAAAAACAGTCACAAAAGTTTTGCATCAATGGCAAAAACTGGGCACAGAAGGGCTTTGGGAATCTCCTGGGCGAGGGGGGAAACCAAAGTGGCTTGAGGATGACATGATATTTTTAGAAGAATGCCTCAGAAACGAGCCACGCACATACAATAGTTCTCAGTTAGCTTTGAAGTTGAAAACAGAACGCAACGTTGAGATGAGTGCCGACAGATTAAGACGGGTACTC AAAAAGGGGGTCGATTGGAAACGGACAAGGAAAAGCCATAAAGGAAAACAAGACCCAGTAGCACGAGCAAACAAGCAAGCAGACCTAGACATGTTGGAATTAGCTGCTGCCACTGGTGAAATAGACCTGAAATACCTAGACGAGTCAGGGTTCTGTATGTGGAGCGAACCTAGTTATACATATTACTTTAGAGGTGAGCAAAAACGGTTAGAACAGACTAAACGCCGTGGTCGCAGATTAAGTATTATCGGGCTTCTCCAACCTTTAATCAGTTTTGTTTACGGTTTAGTTATCGGTGGTGTTGACCGTAAATCTTATATAGAAATGATGGAGAAAGAAGCCAAACAAGCCCAAGAAACTGGACGTATCAGCGTGATTGTGCAAGATAACGGGCCAATACATCGCTGCCAAGAAGTTCAACAATTGTGGAAAAAATGGGAAAGTCAGGGTTTGTACATCTTTTTTCTCCCGAAATATTGCTCAGAAATGAATCCAATTGAATTGGAATGGCAACATCTCAAGAAAGATGAGTTATCCGGGCAAGCATTTGATGATGAGCTAGATCTCGCTTACGCCGTCATCAATGGTGTTCAAGCTAGAGGAAAAAAAAACAATCACAACACACATCGTGTAAAATTTAGCTCTAGATTATCAACTTAA
- a CDS encoding IS1380 family transposase has translation MTPQKTDCIPEQFKFEQVKSCPVVVNFKGERVTSDAGLTLIAELDRKREITSRVARCFKDYRDSNRIDHSVESLITQRIYGLIMGYEDLNDHEELRHDPMFILALGKIMGSEKELPVLAGKSTLNRIEHCPETVESRASSRYHRIGHDAEAIEKLLVEIFLESYSKAPRQIILDLDVTDDLVHGNQEEVFFNPYYRGYCYAPLYIFCGKHLIAAKLRASNVDPASGALSELQRVIKLIRLRWDNVKIIVRGDSAYSREDIMSWCESQVGVDYVFGLAQNSRLIQLSQPTQYRAYLEYSQKLETVVEFFETLFTPSDDLKKQAAAFVDNSVWYCSLDYKTLKSWSRNRRVVSKIEYSKSGVSTRFVVTSLPTKLVPPGRLYTQKYCPRGDMENRLKEQKLSLKSDRTSTHTFAGNQLRLWFSSVAYILINALREQCLTTSELKNATVGTVRTKLLKLGAVITVNSRYILIAISRDCPYKNIFATAYSYLSRLNCSG, from the coding sequence ATGACCCCTCAGAAAACAGATTGTATACCGGAACAGTTCAAATTTGAACAAGTTAAATCATGTCCAGTCGTAGTTAATTTCAAGGGTGAGAGGGTAACATCAGATGCAGGATTGACTTTAATTGCGGAGCTAGACCGAAAAAGAGAAATTACATCGCGAGTAGCAAGATGTTTTAAAGATTACCGAGATTCCAATAGAATTGACCATTCAGTAGAAAGCCTAATCACGCAGAGAATATATGGTTTGATAATGGGTTATGAAGACTTAAACGACCACGAGGAACTGCGTCACGATCCAATGTTTATCCTGGCGCTAGGGAAAATAATGGGTTCAGAAAAAGAACTACCAGTCCTAGCAGGTAAAAGCACTTTAAATCGTATCGAACACTGTCCAGAAACTGTTGAATCAAGAGCATCAAGTCGATATCATCGCATTGGACATGATGCAGAAGCTATAGAGAAATTATTAGTTGAAATATTTTTAGAATCCTACTCCAAAGCACCACGACAGATAATTTTAGACTTGGACGTGACTGATGATTTAGTGCATGGCAATCAAGAAGAAGTGTTTTTTAACCCTTATTATAGAGGATATTGTTATGCTCCACTTTATATTTTCTGCGGTAAACATTTAATTGCAGCAAAGCTTCGTGCTTCTAATGTAGATCCAGCGTCGGGTGCATTATCAGAATTGCAACGAGTAATAAAACTAATACGTTTACGTTGGGATAATGTGAAAATTATTGTACGTGGAGATAGTGCGTATTCGAGAGAAGATATTATGAGTTGGTGTGAATCTCAAGTTGGAGTAGATTATGTCTTTGGGTTAGCCCAGAATAGTCGGTTAATTCAACTATCCCAACCAACCCAATACCGGGCTTATCTTGAATATTCGCAAAAACTGGAAACTGTAGTAGAGTTTTTTGAAACTTTATTTACTCCGTCAGATGACTTGAAAAAACAAGCAGCAGCCTTTGTTGATAACTCAGTTTGGTATTGTTCGCTTGATTATAAAACTTTAAAATCTTGGAGCCGTAATCGCCGTGTTGTCTCAAAAATTGAGTATAGTAAGTCAGGGGTAAGTACTCGTTTTGTTGTCACTTCACTCCCTACTAAATTAGTGCCTCCAGGACGACTTTATACCCAGAAGTATTGCCCACGAGGTGATATGGAGAATCGTTTAAAAGAACAGAAGTTATCACTAAAAAGTGATAGAACTAGTACTCATACATTTGCTGGAAATCAACTACGTCTGTGGTTTTCTTCTGTTGCTTATATTTTGATAAACGCTCTCCGAGAGCAATGTTTAACAACAAGCGAACTCAAAAATGCTACTGTTGGAACTGTTCGTACAAAGTTACTGAAATTGGGAGCCGTTATTACTGTTAATAGCCGATATATTTTAATCGCTATTAGTAGAGATTGTCCATACAAGAATATTTTTGCAACAGCTTACAGCTATTTATCTCGGCTAAACTGTTCTGGTTGA
- a CDS encoding cryptochrome/photolyase family protein — MTIGVWVLGDQLWSQQSALQSCLQQKQQTSVIFIESLTHAGQLPYHLQKLVLVWSAMRHFADELRSLGWAVTYAQSQDFNTPLLQWIEQYQITELRVMTPTDRPFAVLIQNLKLTIQVTFTPNNRFIWSDQQFQQWASGRKRLIMEDFYRQGRQRFNILMSGNQPVGGRWNFDKQNRKPPKGKLTLPEALWFEPDSITQDVIDFIKQSEAFQDNRSYWQLEPFRWGVTRQQALLVLKFFIETRLSSFGPYQDAMVTGEQTMWHAMLSPYLNIGLLHPLEVVIAAQQAYYNSSNWELSSVEGFIRQVLGWREYMHGVYVYLQQDYQESNWFNHTHPLPAFYWTGNTQMNCLHQILTQVKQIGYAHHIQRLMVLNNFALIAGISPQELEDWFHAAFIDGYDWVMQTNVIGMGQFADGGMIASKPYAASANYINNMSDYCKNCIYNPRERTTENACPFNFFYWDFLARHYDKLKNQPRMTQILRNLERISPSELQTIRTLASNWHATQAATV, encoded by the coding sequence ATGACCATTGGTGTTTGGGTTCTCGGAGATCAACTTTGGTCACAGCAGTCAGCACTGCAAAGTTGCTTGCAACAAAAGCAACAGACTTCCGTAATTTTTATTGAATCTCTAACCCATGCAGGGCAACTTCCTTATCACTTGCAAAAACTGGTATTGGTCTGGTCAGCCATGCGTCACTTCGCGGACGAATTGCGCTCGCTCGGCTGGGCAGTAACATACGCTCAAAGCCAAGACTTCAACACGCCTTTACTTCAATGGATTGAGCAATACCAAATTACCGAACTGCGGGTGATGACTCCAACAGATCGCCCTTTTGCTGTGTTGATTCAAAACCTAAAATTGACAATTCAAGTCACTTTTACACCCAATAATCGCTTCATCTGGAGTGACCAACAGTTCCAACAATGGGCCAGTGGTCGCAAACGTTTAATCATGGAAGACTTTTATCGTCAGGGACGGCAACGGTTCAACATTCTAATGTCCGGCAACCAGCCTGTTGGCGGTCGATGGAACTTTGACAAGCAAAATCGCAAACCACCAAAGGGCAAACTCACCTTACCCGAAGCTTTATGGTTTGAACCAGACTCAATCACACAAGATGTTATTGACTTCATTAAGCAATCTGAGGCATTCCAGGACAATCGCTCTTACTGGCAATTAGAACCATTTCGCTGGGGTGTAACCCGACAGCAAGCACTACTTGTACTGAAGTTTTTTATCGAAACACGTTTGTCTTCATTTGGGCCATATCAGGATGCAATGGTGACAGGCGAACAGACAATGTGGCACGCGATGCTTTCTCCTTATCTCAACATTGGATTGCTGCATCCTTTAGAAGTTGTGATTGCAGCGCAACAAGCTTATTACAACAGCAGCAACTGGGAGTTGAGCAGCGTTGAAGGCTTTATCCGTCAGGTACTTGGTTGGCGAGAGTATATGCACGGTGTCTATGTTTACTTACAACAGGATTACCAAGAAAGTAACTGGTTTAACCACACTCATCCACTGCCTGCTTTTTATTGGACTGGCAATACACAGATGAATTGTCTGCACCAAATTCTAACTCAGGTTAAACAGATAGGTTATGCTCACCATATTCAACGCTTAATGGTACTGAACAACTTCGCTTTAATTGCAGGTATCTCCCCCCAAGAACTTGAAGACTGGTTTCATGCCGCTTTTATTGATGGCTACGATTGGGTAATGCAAACCAACGTCATTGGCATGGGGCAGTTTGCTGACGGTGGAATGATCGCTTCTAAACCTTATGCTGCTTCTGCTAACTACATCAACAACATGAGCGACTACTGTAAGAATTGTATTTACAATCCCCGCGAGCGCACTACTGAAAATGCCTGTCCTTTCAACTTTTTTTATTGGGATTTTCTTGCTCGTCATTATGACAAACTCAAAAACCAACCACGCATGACTCAAATTTTGCGTAATCTAGAACGTATTTCACCATCAGAACTCCAGACAATTCGCACCTTAGCCTCAAATTGGCACGCTACGCAAGCAGCAACCGTTTAG
- a CDS encoding ISAs1 family transposase, which produces MKLKPKITIADHFGGIEDPRIERTKRHKLIDILTIAICAVICGAEGWIEIEMYGCAKHGWLKTFLELPNGIPSPDGDATRTHDTFARVFARIKPEQFQQCFVNWMKSIQKIIEKDIVAIDGKTLRGSYDKGSDKAAIHMVNAWAVHNRLVLGQVKTNAKSNEITAIPELLKVLEISGCIVTIDAMGCQKEIVKEIVRQDADYVITLKENQGHLYSYVENLFKIGIQTGFEGLDEGRYTTEEKGHGRKEIRHYVMISSEKAQLNSNTDWIQLNSVGMVEHIRQEKGKTTVEIRYFISSLPNNIERFTKAVRSHWGVENSLHWVLDVALKEDECRIRKDNAPENFAVLRQIAVNLLGKEKRMKVGIKNKGFLAAMDNEYLVRVLAQL; this is translated from the coding sequence ATGAAACTGAAGCCCAAAATTACAATAGCTGACCACTTTGGGGGAATAGAAGATCCAAGAATAGAGCGGACAAAAAGACACAAATTAATTGATATTCTGACGATAGCGATTTGTGCAGTGATATGCGGAGCAGAGGGTTGGATAGAAATAGAAATGTATGGATGTGCAAAACATGGTTGGCTAAAAACTTTTTTAGAATTGCCAAATGGGATTCCGTCTCCTGACGGAGACGCTACGCGAACACATGATACTTTTGCGAGAGTATTTGCCAGAATAAAACCAGAACAATTTCAACAGTGTTTTGTGAATTGGATGAAATCAATACAAAAGATAATAGAGAAAGATATAGTAGCAATAGATGGAAAAACATTGCGTGGTTCTTATGATAAGGGCAGTGATAAAGCAGCAATACATATGGTAAATGCTTGGGCTGTACATAATAGATTAGTACTAGGACAAGTCAAAACAAATGCCAAATCAAATGAAATTACAGCTATACCAGAATTACTGAAAGTATTAGAAATATCTGGATGTATAGTCACAATAGATGCTATGGGTTGTCAAAAAGAAATAGTGAAAGAAATAGTTAGGCAAGATGCAGATTATGTAATTACATTAAAAGAAAACCAAGGTCATCTATATTCGTATGTAGAAAACTTATTTAAAATCGGTATACAGACAGGATTTGAGGGATTAGATGAGGGAAGATACACAACAGAAGAGAAAGGGCATGGACGAAAAGAAATTCGTCATTACGTAATGATATCATCAGAAAAAGCACAGTTAAATTCTAATACAGACTGGATACAATTAAATAGTGTTGGTATGGTGGAGCATATTCGTCAAGAAAAAGGGAAAACAACAGTAGAAATTCGTTATTTTATTAGTAGCCTTCCGAATAATATTGAAAGGTTTACTAAGGCAGTTCGTAGTCATTGGGGAGTAGAGAATTCTTTGCATTGGGTATTAGATGTAGCATTAAAAGAAGATGAATGTCGCATCAGAAAAGATAATGCGCCAGAAAATTTTGCAGTATTACGTCAAATAGCAGTAAATCTTTTAGGTAAAGAAAAACGGATGAAAGTTGGGATAAAAAACAAAGGATTTTTAGCAGCAATGGATAACGAATATTTAGTCAGAGTATTAGCGCAACTTTAA
- a CDS encoding SBBP repeat-containing protein — MEPETHTKNSNGEEIVVQWKYQLPFSDANVSKSIAVDSQGYFYITGYTLSQLGNNVRNVNAWVVKYDAQGQLCWQHQLGFSRYDVFNDIAVDSQSYVHITGGIFGQLASNSTSGVDVWLAKCDPHGQLCSLRWHQQLLPQGADASNGIALDIQGYVYIGYTASELASSGEVSRSAWITKYDPQGQLCWQHQLQSSWTDVAKGIAVDSFGYIYITGYISNQVVSSSQSNRSAWIAKYNSHGQLYWQHQLPSSEVNVSKSIAVDNFGHIYITGYTWSQLNSSELNRHAWLAKYEPSGQLRWLQQLGFSSFDVCNDLAVDSQGNIYITGGTFSQLNSTSARDGNTWVAKLVVNKT, encoded by the coding sequence GTGGAACCAGAAACTCACACAAAAAATAGTAATGGTGAAGAGATTGTTGTTCAATGGAAGTATCAACTGCCCTTTTCAGATGCTAATGTCTCAAAAAGTATTGCAGTAGACAGCCAGGGGTATTTCTATATTACGGGTTATACCTTGAGCCAATTAGGCAACAATGTCAGAAATGTTAATGCCTGGGTTGTTAAATATGACGCGCAAGGGCAGTTGTGCTGGCAACATCAATTGGGCTTTTCAAGGTATGACGTATTCAATGACATAGCCGTAGATAGCCAGAGTTATGTTCATATTACAGGTGGAATATTTGGTCAATTAGCTAGTAATAGTACAAGCGGTGTTGATGTTTGGTTAGCTAAATGTGATCCACACGGACAGCTATGCTCTCTACGCTGGCATCAGCAATTACTCCCTCAAGGAGCGGACGCATCCAATGGAATTGCATTAGACATACAGGGTTATGTGTATATTGGTTATACTGCTAGCGAATTAGCCAGCAGCGGTGAAGTCAGCCGTTCAGCTTGGATTACTAAATATGATCCCCAAGGGCAGTTGTGCTGGCAGCATCAACTGCAATCTTCTTGGACTGATGTAGCTAAAGGCATTGCCGTAGATAGTTTCGGCTATATCTATATTACTGGATACATCTCTAACCAAGTAGTCAGCAGCAGTCAGAGCAATCGTTCAGCCTGGATTGCTAAATATAACTCCCACGGGCAGTTGTACTGGCAGCATCAACTACCTTCTTCAGAGGTAAATGTATCCAAAAGTATTGCTGTAGACAACTTTGGTCATATTTATATTACGGGATATACATGGAGTCAATTAAACAGTAGTGAGTTAAACCGTCACGCTTGGCTTGCTAAATATGAGCCAAGTGGGCAGTTGCGTTGGCTGCAACAACTTGGCTTTTCAAGCTTTGACGTCTGCAATGATTTAGCTGTAGATAGTCAAGGGAATATTTATATTACAGGTGGAACTTTTAGCCAACTCAACAGCACTAGTGCAAGAGACGGTAATACCTGGGTTGCTAAGTTAGTAGTTAACAAAACATGA
- a CDS encoding DUF1993 domain-containing protein, with product MTISMYQASVPVFIHTLTNLVGILEKGATYAQTKKIDQYVLPNSRLFPDMFPLSRQVQIASDITKRGAAQLAGVEAPKFEDNETTLPELIDRVQKTISYLHTFQPEQIDGSEDKTITITQGDKSLSFEGMPFLLYFVLPNVYFHATTTYDILRHCGVELGKKDFLGKR from the coding sequence ATGACCATTTCAATGTATCAAGCTTCAGTACCAGTGTTTATTCACACACTAACTAACCTTGTAGGTATTCTTGAAAAAGGTGCTACATACGCACAAACAAAAAAAATAGATCAGTATGTGTTGCCTAATAGTCGTCTATTTCCAGATATGTTTCCATTGTCAAGACAAGTACAAATTGCTTCTGACATTACCAAGAGAGGTGCTGCACAATTAGCAGGAGTAGAAGCACCCAAGTTTGAGGACAATGAAACTACATTACCCGAACTTATTGACCGCGTTCAGAAAACTATCTCTTATTTACACACATTTCAACCCGAACAAATAGATGGTTCGGAAGATAAAACAATTACCATTACGCAAGGTGACAAGAGCCTATCTTTTGAAGGAATGCCATTTCTCCTATATTTTGTTTTGCCAAACGTTTATTTCCATGCCACCACAACCTATGACATTCTCAGGCACTGCGGTGTAGAGCTTGGCAAAAAAGACTTCTTAGGCAAGCGTTAA